The sequence ATCAGCACGACGTCGCCATAGACCGATTGCCTGCGGTCTATGGCCTGGAATCCGGCTTTTTCATAGGCGCGGATGGCCCTGAGATTGGCCGGATCGGGGTCGATGATGACGCGGGGCACACCTTCCTCGAACAGATCCTCGACGAACTGGCGCACAATCGCCGAGCCATGGCCGATGCCGACCAGCTCCGGCCGGCCGATCGACAAATCGATGCCGAGCGTGCCGAACGGCTGGTCGGCATAGGGATGGTCGTCTTCCAGATGCGGGTCGTAGCTCTGCAGATAGGCGATCGGCTTGCCGTCGAGTTCGACGATCAGCGGCTCGACCGAAATCGAGTCGATATGATCGCGAATCTCGGCGGTCTCCGTCTCCGGATCGTTCCACCACTCGGCGACATGCGGCTCGGCGAGCCAGCCGGCGATCATCGGCAGGTCTTTTTCTGTGACCGGCCGAAAATCATAGAGCGCCACCTTCTCAGGCGGCATCGAGCGTTTCGACAATAAAATTGTTGTTGGTGTAGACGCAGATGTCGGAGGCGATCTGCATCGCCTTGCGGGCGATCTCCTCGGCATCCTTGTCGGTGTCCATCAGCGCCCGCGCCGCGGCCAGCGCGTAATTGCCGCCCGAACCGATGGCCATGACGCCATGTTCGGGTTCGAGCACGTCGCCGGTGCCTGTCAGCGCCAGCGAGACCGATTTGTCGGCCACCAGCATCATCGCCTCCAGCCGTCGCAGGTAGCGGTCGGTGCGCCAGTCCTTGGCGAGTTCGACGCAGGCGCGCGTCAGCTGGTCGGGATATTGTTCGAGCTTGGCTTCCAGCCGTTCCAGCAGCGTGAAGGCGTCGGCGGTGGCGCCGGCGAAACCGGCGATCACATTGCCGCCCTTGCCGATGCGGCGGACCTTGCGGGCATTGCCCTTCATGATGGTCTGGCCAAGGCTGACCTGGCCGTCGCCGGCGATCACCACCTTGTTGCCCTTGCGCACCGTCACGATGGTCGTGGCGTGCATGGTCAGATTATCAGACATTTATTGGCTCCGATTCGCGCGATCCCAAAAGGCGATTGGCGCGGTACGAGTGATTTATCGGCCATATGTATGCATGGGACCCATGATTGCAAACCGCCTTTCCGGCAGGGCCGATACCTCTGTGCGAGGCAACTGGCAATCGCCGGATCATGCTGATAGAAGGCATTCGTTTTCAAGCCCGCGAGCGCTTGAAGCCTGTGAACCGGTCACCATGTGAACCGCTGGGACAAGGATAGAGTGATGGCGCCCCGTTCCGCCGAAGCCAGCCGCAAGACCAAGGAAACCGACATCTCGGTGTCGATCCATGTCGACGGCTCGGGCAAATCCGATATCGCCACGGGCGTTGGCTTCTTCGACCATATGCTGGACCAGCTTTCGCGCCATTCGCTGATCGACATGACG is a genomic window of Mesorhizobium huakuii containing:
- the hslV gene encoding ATP-dependent protease subunit HslV translates to MSDNLTMHATTIVTVRKGNKVVIAGDGQVSLGQTIMKGNARKVRRIGKGGNVIAGFAGATADAFTLLERLEAKLEQYPDQLTRACVELAKDWRTDRYLRRLEAMMLVADKSVSLALTGTGDVLEPEHGVMAIGSGGNYALAAARALMDTDKDAEEIARKAMQIASDICVYTNNNFIVETLDAA
- a CDS encoding GNAT family N-acetyltransferase; the protein is MPPEKVALYDFRPVTEKDLPMIAGWLAEPHVAEWWNDPETETAEIRDHIDSISVEPLIVELDGKPIAYLQSYDPHLEDDHPYADQPFGTLGIDLSIGRPELVGIGHGSAIVRQFVEDLFEEGVPRVIIDPDPANLRAIRAYEKAGFQAIDRRQSVYGDVVLMAIDADDDDEGE